In one Choloepus didactylus isolate mChoDid1 chromosome 1, mChoDid1.pri, whole genome shotgun sequence genomic region, the following are encoded:
- the LOC119540369 gene encoding LOW QUALITY PROTEIN: telomeric repeat-binding factor 2-like (The sequence of the model RefSeq protein was modified relative to this genomic sequence to represent the inferred CDS: inserted 2 bases in 1 codon) → MAGGGGSSDGSGRAAGRRASRSGGRARRGRQEPGLGGAAQRGAGESRLEEAVNRWVLKFYFHEALRAFRGSRYGDFRQIRDIMQALLVRPLGKEHTVSRLLRVMQCLSRIEEGENLXAVIICIKNKEFEKASKILKKHMSKDPATQKLRNDLLTIIREKNLAHPVIQNFSYETFQQKMLRFLESHLDDTEPYLLTMAKKALKSESAASSTVKEDKQPALEPVEKPLREPERHLLNTPTTIGIMTLKAAFKALSGAQDSEAVFSKLDQKDLVLPNQVFSPSPALKNKRLRKDENESSAPAEGSSELQPKNKRMTISRLVLEEDSQSLGHSSPQEVIPASPSKPTVLNQPLPGEKNPKVPKGKWNNSNGVEEKETWVEEDELFQVQAAPEEETATSMTRKQKWTVEESEWVKAGVEKYGEGNWAAISKNYPFVNRTAVMIKDRWRTMKRLGIN, encoded by the exons ATGGCGGGAGGAGGCGGGAGCAGCGACGGCAGCGGGCGGGCTGCGGGCCGACGGGCATCCCGTAGCGGCGGTCGGGCCCGGCGTGGGCGCCAAGAGCCGGGGCTGGGGGGCGCCGCGCAACGCGGCGCGGGGGAGTCGCGATTGGAGGAGGCGGTCAACCGCTGGGTGCTCAAGTTCTACTTCCACGAGGCGCTGCGGGCCTTTCGGGGTAGCCGGTACGGGGACTTCAGACAAATCCGGGACATCATGCAGGCTTTGCTTGTTAGGCCCTTGGGAAAGGAGCATACCGTGTCCCGACTGCTACGTGTTATGCAGTGTCTGTCGCGCATTGAAGAAGGGGAAAATTT GGCTGTCATTATTTGtatcaaaaacaaagaatttgaaaaggcttcaaaaattttgaaaaaacataTGTCCAAAGACCCTGCGACTCAGAAGCTGAGAAATGATCTCCTGACCATAATCCGTGAAAAGAACTTGGCCCACCCTGTTATCCAGAACTTTTCTTATGAGACTTTCCAGCAGAAGATGCTGCGCTTCCTGGAGAGCCACCTGGATGACACAGAACCCTACCTTCTCACGATGGCCAAAAAGGCTCTGAAATCTGAGTCTGCTGCCTCAAGTACAGTGAAGGAAGACAAACAGCCAGCATTAGAACCTGTGGAAAAGCCACTCAGAGAACCTGAAAGGCACCTACTGAATACTCCAACCACCATTGGAATCATGACTCTGAAAGCAGCTTTCAAGGCTCTGTCCGGTGCACAGGATTCTGAGGCAGTTTTCTCAAAATTAGACCAGAAGGATCTAGTACTTCCTAATCAGGTGTTCTCACCTTCACCAGCCCTCAAAAACAAGAGACtgagaaaagatgaaaatgagaGTTCAGCCCCTGCTGAGGGTAGCTCTGAACTGCAGCCCAAGAACAAGCGCATGACAATAAGCAGATTGGTTTTGGAGGAGGACAGCCAGAGTTTGGGGCACAGCTCTCCCCAGGAAGTCATTCCAGCATCACCTTCCAAGCCCACCGTTCTCAACCAACCTCTCCCTGGGGAGAAGAATCCCAAAGTACCCAAAGGCAAGTGGAACAACTCTAATGGAGTTGAAGAAAAAGAGACTTGGGTAGAAGAGGACGAACTGTTTCAAGTTCAGGCAGCACCAGAGGAAGAAACTGCAACCAGTATGACAAGAAAACAGAAGTGGACTGTAGAAGAAAGCGAGTGGGTCAAGGCTGGAGTGGAGAAATATGGGGAAGGAAACTGGGCTGCCATTTCTAAAAACTACCCATTTGTTAACCGAACAGCTGTGATGATTAAGGATCGCTGGCGGACCATGAAGAGACTTGGCATCAACTGA